The Ictalurus furcatus strain D&B chromosome 5, Billie_1.0, whole genome shotgun sequence genome includes a region encoding these proteins:
- the LOC128607548 gene encoding embryonic polyadenylate-binding protein B-like isoform X1 — protein sequence MNSSGPVYPLASLYVGDLHPDVTEAMLYQKFSPAGPIMSIRVCRDIITRRSLGYAYINYQQPADAECALDTMNYEVIKGRPIRIMWSQRDPCLRKSGVGNIFIKNMDESIDNKALYDTFSAFGNILSCKVVCDENGSKGYGFVHFETQEAAKRAIETMNGMLLNDRKVFVGHFKSRKEREAEFGAKAMEFTNVYIKNFGDDFDNEKLRNIFSEFGRTLSVRVMTDEKGRSRGFGFVNYENHEDAQKAVAEMNGKELNGRVLYVGRAQKRLERQSELKRRFEQIKQERLNRYQGVNLYVKNLDDGIDDDKLRKEFAPYGMITSAKVMTEGGHSKGFGFVCFSSPEEATKAVTEMNGRIVSTKPLYVALAQRKEERKAILTNQYMQRLASVRAIPGPAMPTYQQSSGYYMPSIPQPQGRAFYNTVPNLRPAPRFAAQAPRPQAPYSAQTMRPAMPRRTSTPISTVRQASTQAPGVNTQRMAHIGTQTAGGRTVGGPMVRGVSQYKYSSGVRNVQQVITVPTSIPQQMVPSAVMEPAVHIKGQEPLTPSMLAAAPLLEQKQLLGERLYPLIHALHPNLAGKITGMLLEIDNSELLLMLESPESLQTKVEEAVAVLQAHQAKEASPKK from the exons ATGAACAGCAGTGGGCCGGTGTACCCTTTGGCCTCGCTCTATGTGGGCGACCTGCATCCTGATGTCACGGAGGCCATGCTATATCAAAAGTTCTCCCCTGCAGGACCCATCATGTCCATCCGCGTGTGCCGGGATATCATCACCCGCAGGTCCCTCGGTTATGCCTACATCAATTATCAGCAGCCTGCTGACG CTGAATGTGCTCTGGACACGATGAACTATGAAGTGATAAAGGGTCGTCCCATTAGGATCATGTGGTCGCAGCGAGACCCTTGTCTGAGGAAGTCTGGAGTGGGGAACATCTTCATCAAGAACATGGACGAGTCGATCGACAACAAGGCGCTTTATGACACCTTCTCTGCCTTTGGCAACATTTTGTCATGTAAG GTGGTATGTGACGAAAATGGCTCGAAAGGTTATGGATTTGTGCACTTTGAGACACAGGAGGCAGCGAAACGAGCCATTGAAACCATGAACGGCATGCTCCTGAATGATCGCAAAGT TTTTGTCGGACATTTTAAATCTCGTAAAGAGCGGGAGGCAGAGTTTGGCGCAAAGGCCATGGAGTTCACCAATGTTTACATCAAGAACTTTGGAGACGATTTTGACAATGAGAAGCTACGCAATATCTTCTCTGAATTTG GTAGGACCCTGAGTGTCCGTGTGATGACTGATGAAAAGGGGCGTTCTCGTGGCTTTGGCTTTGTGAACTATGAAAACCACGAGGATGCACAGAAA GCAGTAGCTGAGATGAACGGAAAGGAATTGAACGGACGAGTTCTGTATGTGGGCCGTGCTCAGAAGAGACTGGAGAGACAGTCCGAACTCAAACGCAGGTTCGAGCAAATCAAGCAAGAACGCTTAAACCGATACCAG GGGGTGAATCTGTACGTGAAGAATCTGGATGACGGCATTGATGATGACAAACTGAGAAAAGAGTTTGCCCCCTATGGCATGATTACCAGTGCTAAG gtgatgactgagGGAGGTCACAGTAAAGGCTTTGGCTTCGTTTGTTTCTCCTCTCCTGAGGAGGCCACTAAAGCTGTGACAGAGATGAATGGCCGGATCGTCAGCACTAAGCCTCTGTATGTGGCCCTGGCCCAAAGGAAAGAGGAGCGCAAGGCCATACTCACCAACCAGTACATGCAGAGACTGGCCAGTGTGAGAGCCATTCCTGGCCCTGCCATGCCTACTTACCAGCAGAGTTCTGGCTACTACATGCCTTCCATACCTCAG CCTCAGGGACGTGCCTTCTACAACACTGTACCAAATCTACGACCAGCACCACGCTTTGCTGCCCAAGCCCCAAGACCACAGG CTCCTTACTCGGCTCAGACAATGAGACCAGCAATGCCACGCAGGACCTCCACCCCCATCAGCACTGTGCGCCAAGCCTCCACCCAGGCTCCAGGTGTGAACACCCAGAGAATGG CGCACATCGGGACTCAGACAGCAGGTGGGCGAACTGTGGGAGGGCCTATGGTGAGGGGCGTCTCTCAATACAAATACTCAAGCGGGGTTCGAAATGTTCAACAGGTCATCACTGTACCAACTTCTATTCCACAGCAG ATGGTGCCTTCTGCAGTTATGGAGCCTGCAGTTCATATAAAAGGTCAAGAGCCCCTTACTCCATCAATGTTGGCAGCCGCACCCCTTTTGGAGCAGAAACAACTACTGg GTGAACGTCTGTATCCACTGATCCATGCCCTGCATCCGAACCTCGCAGGCAAGATCACTGGCATGCTGCTCGAAATAGATAATTCTGAACTTCTACTCATGCTAGAGTCTCCAGAGTCACTGCAAACCAAG GTTGAGGAGGCAGTGGCTGTTCTTCAAGCTCATCAAGCAAAGGAAGCCTCACCTAAGAAATAG
- the LOC128607548 gene encoding embryonic polyadenylate-binding protein A-like isoform X3, giving the protein MNSSGPVYPLASLYVGDLHPDVTEAMLYQKFSPAGPIMSIRVCRDIITRRSLGYAYINYQQPADAECALDTMNYEVIKGRPIRIMWSQRDPCLRKSGVGNIFIKNMDESIDNKALYDTFSAFGNILSCKVVCDENGSKGYGFVHFETQEAAKRAIETMNGMLLNDRKVFVGHFKSRKEREAEFGAKAMEFTNVYIKNFGDDFDNEKLRNIFSEFGRTLSVRVMTDEKGRSRGFGFVNYENHEDAQKAVAEMNGKELNGRVLYVGRAQKRLERQSELKRRFEQIKQERLNRYQGVNLYVKNLDDGIDDDKLRKEFAPYGMITSAKVMTEGGHSKGFGFVCFSSPEEATKAVTEMNGRIVSTKPLYVALAQRKEERKAILTNQYMQRLASVRAIPGPAMPTYQQSSGYYMPSIPQPQGRAFYNTVPNLRPAPRFAAQAPRPQAPYSAQTMRPAMPRRTSTPISTVRQASTQAPGVNTQRMAHIGTQTAGGRTVGGPMVRGVSQYKYSSGVRNVQQVITVPTSIPQQVMHIYACKYAEHLRYLRKRLMHFVVVYAHLYFFGSLLTHHLFNASPFDHLIVTLLRE; this is encoded by the exons ATGAACAGCAGTGGGCCGGTGTACCCTTTGGCCTCGCTCTATGTGGGCGACCTGCATCCTGATGTCACGGAGGCCATGCTATATCAAAAGTTCTCCCCTGCAGGACCCATCATGTCCATCCGCGTGTGCCGGGATATCATCACCCGCAGGTCCCTCGGTTATGCCTACATCAATTATCAGCAGCCTGCTGACG CTGAATGTGCTCTGGACACGATGAACTATGAAGTGATAAAGGGTCGTCCCATTAGGATCATGTGGTCGCAGCGAGACCCTTGTCTGAGGAAGTCTGGAGTGGGGAACATCTTCATCAAGAACATGGACGAGTCGATCGACAACAAGGCGCTTTATGACACCTTCTCTGCCTTTGGCAACATTTTGTCATGTAAG GTGGTATGTGACGAAAATGGCTCGAAAGGTTATGGATTTGTGCACTTTGAGACACAGGAGGCAGCGAAACGAGCCATTGAAACCATGAACGGCATGCTCCTGAATGATCGCAAAGT TTTTGTCGGACATTTTAAATCTCGTAAAGAGCGGGAGGCAGAGTTTGGCGCAAAGGCCATGGAGTTCACCAATGTTTACATCAAGAACTTTGGAGACGATTTTGACAATGAGAAGCTACGCAATATCTTCTCTGAATTTG GTAGGACCCTGAGTGTCCGTGTGATGACTGATGAAAAGGGGCGTTCTCGTGGCTTTGGCTTTGTGAACTATGAAAACCACGAGGATGCACAGAAA GCAGTAGCTGAGATGAACGGAAAGGAATTGAACGGACGAGTTCTGTATGTGGGCCGTGCTCAGAAGAGACTGGAGAGACAGTCCGAACTCAAACGCAGGTTCGAGCAAATCAAGCAAGAACGCTTAAACCGATACCAG GGGGTGAATCTGTACGTGAAGAATCTGGATGACGGCATTGATGATGACAAACTGAGAAAAGAGTTTGCCCCCTATGGCATGATTACCAGTGCTAAG gtgatgactgagGGAGGTCACAGTAAAGGCTTTGGCTTCGTTTGTTTCTCCTCTCCTGAGGAGGCCACTAAAGCTGTGACAGAGATGAATGGCCGGATCGTCAGCACTAAGCCTCTGTATGTGGCCCTGGCCCAAAGGAAAGAGGAGCGCAAGGCCATACTCACCAACCAGTACATGCAGAGACTGGCCAGTGTGAGAGCCATTCCTGGCCCTGCCATGCCTACTTACCAGCAGAGTTCTGGCTACTACATGCCTTCCATACCTCAG CCTCAGGGACGTGCCTTCTACAACACTGTACCAAATCTACGACCAGCACCACGCTTTGCTGCCCAAGCCCCAAGACCACAGG CTCCTTACTCGGCTCAGACAATGAGACCAGCAATGCCACGCAGGACCTCCACCCCCATCAGCACTGTGCGCCAAGCCTCCACCCAGGCTCCAGGTGTGAACACCCAGAGAATGG CGCACATCGGGACTCAGACAGCAGGTGGGCGAACTGTGGGAGGGCCTATGGTGAGGGGCGTCTCTCAATACAAATACTCAAGCGGGGTTCGAAATGTTCAACAGGTCATCACTGTACCAACTTCTATTCCACAGCAGGTAATGCACATCTATGCATGCAAATATGCAGAGCACCTGCGTTATCTCAGAAAAAG ATTGATGCATTTTGTAGTTGTATACGcccatctttatttttttgggaGTTTATTGACACATCATTTGTTTAATGCTTCACCTTTTGATCACCTAATTGTCACCTTGTTAAGGGAGTAA
- the LOC128607548 gene encoding embryonic polyadenylate-binding protein A-like isoform X2, with translation MNSSGPVYPLASLYVGDLHPDVTEAMLYQKFSPAGPIMSIRVCRDIITRRSLGYAYINYQQPADAECALDTMNYEVIKGRPIRIMWSQRDPCLRKSGVGNIFIKNMDESIDNKALYDTFSAFGNILSCKVVCDENGSKGYGFVHFETQEAAKRAIETMNGMLLNDRKVFVGHFKSRKEREAEFGAKAMEFTNVYIKNFGDDFDNEKLRNIFSEFGRTLSVRVMTDEKGRSRGFGFVNYENHEDAQKAVAEMNGKELNGRVLYVGRAQKRLERQSELKRRFEQIKQERLNRYQGVNLYVKNLDDGIDDDKLRKEFAPYGMITSAKVMTEGGHSKGFGFVCFSSPEEATKAVTEMNGRIVSTKPLYVALAQRKEERKAILTNQYMQRLASVRAIPGPAMPTYQQSSGYYMPSIPQPQGRAFYNTVPNLRPAPRFAAQAPRPQAPYSAQTMRPAMPRRTSTPISTVRQASTQAPGVNTQRMAHIGTQTAGGRTVGGPMVRGVSQYKYSSGVRNVQQVITVPTSIPQQMFSVPACVLLKREWTRPCITVALMPAEMEYSALELACLRGINFSALFCLRKCYFVDGAFCSYGACSSYKRSRAPYSINVGSRTPFGAETTTG, from the exons ATGAACAGCAGTGGGCCGGTGTACCCTTTGGCCTCGCTCTATGTGGGCGACCTGCATCCTGATGTCACGGAGGCCATGCTATATCAAAAGTTCTCCCCTGCAGGACCCATCATGTCCATCCGCGTGTGCCGGGATATCATCACCCGCAGGTCCCTCGGTTATGCCTACATCAATTATCAGCAGCCTGCTGACG CTGAATGTGCTCTGGACACGATGAACTATGAAGTGATAAAGGGTCGTCCCATTAGGATCATGTGGTCGCAGCGAGACCCTTGTCTGAGGAAGTCTGGAGTGGGGAACATCTTCATCAAGAACATGGACGAGTCGATCGACAACAAGGCGCTTTATGACACCTTCTCTGCCTTTGGCAACATTTTGTCATGTAAG GTGGTATGTGACGAAAATGGCTCGAAAGGTTATGGATTTGTGCACTTTGAGACACAGGAGGCAGCGAAACGAGCCATTGAAACCATGAACGGCATGCTCCTGAATGATCGCAAAGT TTTTGTCGGACATTTTAAATCTCGTAAAGAGCGGGAGGCAGAGTTTGGCGCAAAGGCCATGGAGTTCACCAATGTTTACATCAAGAACTTTGGAGACGATTTTGACAATGAGAAGCTACGCAATATCTTCTCTGAATTTG GTAGGACCCTGAGTGTCCGTGTGATGACTGATGAAAAGGGGCGTTCTCGTGGCTTTGGCTTTGTGAACTATGAAAACCACGAGGATGCACAGAAA GCAGTAGCTGAGATGAACGGAAAGGAATTGAACGGACGAGTTCTGTATGTGGGCCGTGCTCAGAAGAGACTGGAGAGACAGTCCGAACTCAAACGCAGGTTCGAGCAAATCAAGCAAGAACGCTTAAACCGATACCAG GGGGTGAATCTGTACGTGAAGAATCTGGATGACGGCATTGATGATGACAAACTGAGAAAAGAGTTTGCCCCCTATGGCATGATTACCAGTGCTAAG gtgatgactgagGGAGGTCACAGTAAAGGCTTTGGCTTCGTTTGTTTCTCCTCTCCTGAGGAGGCCACTAAAGCTGTGACAGAGATGAATGGCCGGATCGTCAGCACTAAGCCTCTGTATGTGGCCCTGGCCCAAAGGAAAGAGGAGCGCAAGGCCATACTCACCAACCAGTACATGCAGAGACTGGCCAGTGTGAGAGCCATTCCTGGCCCTGCCATGCCTACTTACCAGCAGAGTTCTGGCTACTACATGCCTTCCATACCTCAG CCTCAGGGACGTGCCTTCTACAACACTGTACCAAATCTACGACCAGCACCACGCTTTGCTGCCCAAGCCCCAAGACCACAGG CTCCTTACTCGGCTCAGACAATGAGACCAGCAATGCCACGCAGGACCTCCACCCCCATCAGCACTGTGCGCCAAGCCTCCACCCAGGCTCCAGGTGTGAACACCCAGAGAATGG CGCACATCGGGACTCAGACAGCAGGTGGGCGAACTGTGGGAGGGCCTATGGTGAGGGGCGTCTCTCAATACAAATACTCAAGCGGGGTTCGAAATGTTCAACAGGTCATCACTGTACCAACTTCTATTCCACAGCAG ATGTTTTCTGTCCCAGCTTGCGTTCTTCTAAAGAGAGAGTGGACACGGCCATGCATCACTGTGGCACTAATGCCAGCTGAAATGGAGTACTCTGCACTTGAGTTGGCTTGCCTGAGAGGCATTAACTTTTCAGCCTTATTCTGTTTGAGAAAATGTTACTTTGTAGATGGTGCCTTCTGCAGTTATGGAGCCTGCAGTTCATATAAAAGGTCAAGAGCCCCTTACTCCATCAATGTTGGCAGCCGCACCCCTTTTGGAGCAGAAACAACTACTGg GTGA
- the LOC128607548 gene encoding embryonic polyadenylate-binding protein A-like isoform X6: MNSSGPVYPLASLYVGDLHPDVTEAMLYQKFSPAGPIMSIRVCRDIITRRSLGYAYINYQQPADAECALDTMNYEVIKGRPIRIMWSQRDPCLRKSGVGNIFIKNMDESIDNKALYDTFSAFGNILSCKVVCDENGSKGYGFVHFETQEAAKRAIETMNGMLLNDRKVFVGHFKSRKEREAEFGAKAMEFTNVYIKNFGDDFDNEKLRNIFSEFGRTLSVRVMTDEKGRSRGFGFVNYENHEDAQKAVAEMNGKELNGRVLYVGRAQKRLERQSELKRRFEQIKQERLNRYQGVNLYVKNLDDGIDDDKLRKEFAPYGMITSAKVMTEGGHSKGFGFVCFSSPEEATKAVTEMNGRIVSTKPLYVALAQRKEERKAILTNQYMQRLASVRAIPGPAMPTYQQSSGYYMPSIPQPQGRAFYNTVPNLRPAPRFAAQAPRPQAPYSAQTMRPAMPRRTSTPISTVRQASTQAPGVNTQRMAHIGTQTAGGRTVGGPMVRGVSQYKYSSGVRNVQQVITVPTSIPQQLAFF, encoded by the exons ATGAACAGCAGTGGGCCGGTGTACCCTTTGGCCTCGCTCTATGTGGGCGACCTGCATCCTGATGTCACGGAGGCCATGCTATATCAAAAGTTCTCCCCTGCAGGACCCATCATGTCCATCCGCGTGTGCCGGGATATCATCACCCGCAGGTCCCTCGGTTATGCCTACATCAATTATCAGCAGCCTGCTGACG CTGAATGTGCTCTGGACACGATGAACTATGAAGTGATAAAGGGTCGTCCCATTAGGATCATGTGGTCGCAGCGAGACCCTTGTCTGAGGAAGTCTGGAGTGGGGAACATCTTCATCAAGAACATGGACGAGTCGATCGACAACAAGGCGCTTTATGACACCTTCTCTGCCTTTGGCAACATTTTGTCATGTAAG GTGGTATGTGACGAAAATGGCTCGAAAGGTTATGGATTTGTGCACTTTGAGACACAGGAGGCAGCGAAACGAGCCATTGAAACCATGAACGGCATGCTCCTGAATGATCGCAAAGT TTTTGTCGGACATTTTAAATCTCGTAAAGAGCGGGAGGCAGAGTTTGGCGCAAAGGCCATGGAGTTCACCAATGTTTACATCAAGAACTTTGGAGACGATTTTGACAATGAGAAGCTACGCAATATCTTCTCTGAATTTG GTAGGACCCTGAGTGTCCGTGTGATGACTGATGAAAAGGGGCGTTCTCGTGGCTTTGGCTTTGTGAACTATGAAAACCACGAGGATGCACAGAAA GCAGTAGCTGAGATGAACGGAAAGGAATTGAACGGACGAGTTCTGTATGTGGGCCGTGCTCAGAAGAGACTGGAGAGACAGTCCGAACTCAAACGCAGGTTCGAGCAAATCAAGCAAGAACGCTTAAACCGATACCAG GGGGTGAATCTGTACGTGAAGAATCTGGATGACGGCATTGATGATGACAAACTGAGAAAAGAGTTTGCCCCCTATGGCATGATTACCAGTGCTAAG gtgatgactgagGGAGGTCACAGTAAAGGCTTTGGCTTCGTTTGTTTCTCCTCTCCTGAGGAGGCCACTAAAGCTGTGACAGAGATGAATGGCCGGATCGTCAGCACTAAGCCTCTGTATGTGGCCCTGGCCCAAAGGAAAGAGGAGCGCAAGGCCATACTCACCAACCAGTACATGCAGAGACTGGCCAGTGTGAGAGCCATTCCTGGCCCTGCCATGCCTACTTACCAGCAGAGTTCTGGCTACTACATGCCTTCCATACCTCAG CCTCAGGGACGTGCCTTCTACAACACTGTACCAAATCTACGACCAGCACCACGCTTTGCTGCCCAAGCCCCAAGACCACAGG CTCCTTACTCGGCTCAGACAATGAGACCAGCAATGCCACGCAGGACCTCCACCCCCATCAGCACTGTGCGCCAAGCCTCCACCCAGGCTCCAGGTGTGAACACCCAGAGAATGG CGCACATCGGGACTCAGACAGCAGGTGGGCGAACTGTGGGAGGGCCTATGGTGAGGGGCGTCTCTCAATACAAATACTCAAGCGGGGTTCGAAATGTTCAACAGGTCATCACTGTACCAACTTCTATTCCACAGCAG CTTGCGTTCTTCTAA
- the LOC128607548 gene encoding embryonic polyadenylate-binding protein-like isoform X7 — MNSSGPVYPLASLYVGDLHPDVTEAMLYQKFSPAGPIMSIRVCRDIITRRSLGYAYINYQQPADAECALDTMNYEVIKGRPIRIMWSQRDPCLRKSGVGNIFIKNMDESIDNKALYDTFSAFGNILSCKVVCDENGSKGYGFVHFETQEAAKRAIETMNGMLLNDRKVFVGHFKSRKEREAEFGAKAMEFTNVYIKNFGDDFDNEKLRNIFSEFGRTLSVRVMTDEKGRSRGFGFVNYENHEDAQKAVAEMNGKELNGRVLYVGRAQKRLERQSELKRRFEQIKQERLNRYQGVNLYVKNLDDGIDDDKLRKEFAPYGMITSAKVMTEGGHSKGFGFVCFSSPEEATKAVTEMNGRIVSTKPLYVALAQRKEERKAILTNQYMQRLASVRAIPGPAMPTYQQSSGYYMPSIPQPQGRAFYNTVPNLRPAPRFAAQAPRPQAPYSAQTMRPAMPRRTSTPISTVRQASTQAPGVNTQRMDGAFCSYGACSSYKRSRAPYSINVGSRTPFGAETTTG; from the exons ATGAACAGCAGTGGGCCGGTGTACCCTTTGGCCTCGCTCTATGTGGGCGACCTGCATCCTGATGTCACGGAGGCCATGCTATATCAAAAGTTCTCCCCTGCAGGACCCATCATGTCCATCCGCGTGTGCCGGGATATCATCACCCGCAGGTCCCTCGGTTATGCCTACATCAATTATCAGCAGCCTGCTGACG CTGAATGTGCTCTGGACACGATGAACTATGAAGTGATAAAGGGTCGTCCCATTAGGATCATGTGGTCGCAGCGAGACCCTTGTCTGAGGAAGTCTGGAGTGGGGAACATCTTCATCAAGAACATGGACGAGTCGATCGACAACAAGGCGCTTTATGACACCTTCTCTGCCTTTGGCAACATTTTGTCATGTAAG GTGGTATGTGACGAAAATGGCTCGAAAGGTTATGGATTTGTGCACTTTGAGACACAGGAGGCAGCGAAACGAGCCATTGAAACCATGAACGGCATGCTCCTGAATGATCGCAAAGT TTTTGTCGGACATTTTAAATCTCGTAAAGAGCGGGAGGCAGAGTTTGGCGCAAAGGCCATGGAGTTCACCAATGTTTACATCAAGAACTTTGGAGACGATTTTGACAATGAGAAGCTACGCAATATCTTCTCTGAATTTG GTAGGACCCTGAGTGTCCGTGTGATGACTGATGAAAAGGGGCGTTCTCGTGGCTTTGGCTTTGTGAACTATGAAAACCACGAGGATGCACAGAAA GCAGTAGCTGAGATGAACGGAAAGGAATTGAACGGACGAGTTCTGTATGTGGGCCGTGCTCAGAAGAGACTGGAGAGACAGTCCGAACTCAAACGCAGGTTCGAGCAAATCAAGCAAGAACGCTTAAACCGATACCAG GGGGTGAATCTGTACGTGAAGAATCTGGATGACGGCATTGATGATGACAAACTGAGAAAAGAGTTTGCCCCCTATGGCATGATTACCAGTGCTAAG gtgatgactgagGGAGGTCACAGTAAAGGCTTTGGCTTCGTTTGTTTCTCCTCTCCTGAGGAGGCCACTAAAGCTGTGACAGAGATGAATGGCCGGATCGTCAGCACTAAGCCTCTGTATGTGGCCCTGGCCCAAAGGAAAGAGGAGCGCAAGGCCATACTCACCAACCAGTACATGCAGAGACTGGCCAGTGTGAGAGCCATTCCTGGCCCTGCCATGCCTACTTACCAGCAGAGTTCTGGCTACTACATGCCTTCCATACCTCAG CCTCAGGGACGTGCCTTCTACAACACTGTACCAAATCTACGACCAGCACCACGCTTTGCTGCCCAAGCCCCAAGACCACAGG CTCCTTACTCGGCTCAGACAATGAGACCAGCAATGCCACGCAGGACCTCCACCCCCATCAGCACTGTGCGCCAAGCCTCCACCCAGGCTCCAGGTGTGAACACCCAGAGAATGG ATGGTGCCTTCTGCAGTTATGGAGCCTGCAGTTCATATAAAAGGTCAAGAGCCCCTTACTCCATCAATGTTGGCAGCCGCACCCCTTTTGGAGCAGAAACAACTACTGg GTGA
- the LOC128607548 gene encoding polyadenylate-binding protein 1-B-like isoform X5, with protein MNSSGPVYPLASLYVGDLHPDVTEAMLYQKFSPAGPIMSIRVCRDIITRRSLGYAYINYQQPADAECALDTMNYEVIKGRPIRIMWSQRDPCLRKSGVGNIFIKNMDESIDNKALYDTFSAFGNILSCKVVCDENGSKGYGFVHFETQEAAKRAIETMNGMLLNDRKVFVGHFKSRKEREAEFGAKAMEFTNVYIKNFGDDFDNEKLRNIFSEFGRTLSVRVMTDEKGRSRGFGFVNYENHEDAQKAVAEMNGKELNGRVLYVGRAQKRLERQSELKRRFEQIKQERLNRYQGVNLYVKNLDDGIDDDKLRKEFAPYGMITSAKVMTEGGHSKGFGFVCFSSPEEATKAVTEMNGRIVSTKPLYVALAQRKEERKAILTNQYMQRLASVRAIPGPAMPTYQQSSGYYMPSIPQPQGRAFYNTVPNLRPAPRFAAQAPRPQAPYSAQTMRPAMPRRTSTPISTVRQASTQAPGVNTQRMGERLYPLIHALHPNLAGKITGMLLEIDNSELLLMLESPESLQTKVEEAVAVLQAHQAKEASPKK; from the exons ATGAACAGCAGTGGGCCGGTGTACCCTTTGGCCTCGCTCTATGTGGGCGACCTGCATCCTGATGTCACGGAGGCCATGCTATATCAAAAGTTCTCCCCTGCAGGACCCATCATGTCCATCCGCGTGTGCCGGGATATCATCACCCGCAGGTCCCTCGGTTATGCCTACATCAATTATCAGCAGCCTGCTGACG CTGAATGTGCTCTGGACACGATGAACTATGAAGTGATAAAGGGTCGTCCCATTAGGATCATGTGGTCGCAGCGAGACCCTTGTCTGAGGAAGTCTGGAGTGGGGAACATCTTCATCAAGAACATGGACGAGTCGATCGACAACAAGGCGCTTTATGACACCTTCTCTGCCTTTGGCAACATTTTGTCATGTAAG GTGGTATGTGACGAAAATGGCTCGAAAGGTTATGGATTTGTGCACTTTGAGACACAGGAGGCAGCGAAACGAGCCATTGAAACCATGAACGGCATGCTCCTGAATGATCGCAAAGT TTTTGTCGGACATTTTAAATCTCGTAAAGAGCGGGAGGCAGAGTTTGGCGCAAAGGCCATGGAGTTCACCAATGTTTACATCAAGAACTTTGGAGACGATTTTGACAATGAGAAGCTACGCAATATCTTCTCTGAATTTG GTAGGACCCTGAGTGTCCGTGTGATGACTGATGAAAAGGGGCGTTCTCGTGGCTTTGGCTTTGTGAACTATGAAAACCACGAGGATGCACAGAAA GCAGTAGCTGAGATGAACGGAAAGGAATTGAACGGACGAGTTCTGTATGTGGGCCGTGCTCAGAAGAGACTGGAGAGACAGTCCGAACTCAAACGCAGGTTCGAGCAAATCAAGCAAGAACGCTTAAACCGATACCAG GGGGTGAATCTGTACGTGAAGAATCTGGATGACGGCATTGATGATGACAAACTGAGAAAAGAGTTTGCCCCCTATGGCATGATTACCAGTGCTAAG gtgatgactgagGGAGGTCACAGTAAAGGCTTTGGCTTCGTTTGTTTCTCCTCTCCTGAGGAGGCCACTAAAGCTGTGACAGAGATGAATGGCCGGATCGTCAGCACTAAGCCTCTGTATGTGGCCCTGGCCCAAAGGAAAGAGGAGCGCAAGGCCATACTCACCAACCAGTACATGCAGAGACTGGCCAGTGTGAGAGCCATTCCTGGCCCTGCCATGCCTACTTACCAGCAGAGTTCTGGCTACTACATGCCTTCCATACCTCAG CCTCAGGGACGTGCCTTCTACAACACTGTACCAAATCTACGACCAGCACCACGCTTTGCTGCCCAAGCCCCAAGACCACAGG CTCCTTACTCGGCTCAGACAATGAGACCAGCAATGCCACGCAGGACCTCCACCCCCATCAGCACTGTGCGCCAAGCCTCCACCCAGGCTCCAGGTGTGAACACCCAGAGAATGG GTGAACGTCTGTATCCACTGATCCATGCCCTGCATCCGAACCTCGCAGGCAAGATCACTGGCATGCTGCTCGAAATAGATAATTCTGAACTTCTACTCATGCTAGAGTCTCCAGAGTCACTGCAAACCAAG GTTGAGGAGGCAGTGGCTGTTCTTCAAGCTCATCAAGCAAAGGAAGCCTCACCTAAGAAATAG